Within the Verrucomicrobiia bacterium genome, the region GGTTGAATGATTTCATTGTTTCCCGCTTTGGGACGCAGGGTTCAGGGGGCAGGAAACTGCAGAATACGGCGCTCAAGGTCATTCCCCGGATCGTTTACTGGTTCCTCATCGTTTTCTTCGTCGCGTTGGCCACGGAAGTGTTGGGTCTGCCGGTCTTCAGTTCGTGGCTGGCGCGGGTGATGAGTTTTCTGCCGCAGTTCCTCACTTCCGTCATCATTCTCTTTGGTGGTTTGTGGTGTGGCATTTTCCTGAGAGACATGGTCACGCGGATGGCGGCTACGGCCAAGATGCCTTATGCGGAGGTCTTAGGGCGCATTTGCCAGTTCAGCGTGGTCATCGTTTCGGTAGTCGTGGCCGTGGGACAGCTCGGCATCAATCTTTCTTTCCTTACCACCATCAGCGCGGTGTTGCTCGCGGGACCATTGCTCGCGGGTGCATTGGCCTTCGGTCTGGGAGCGCAGACGATGGTGCGGAACATCCTCGCGTGCCATTATACGCAGAAGCTTTATCGCGTGGGCAATGTCATCGAGATCGATGGCGTGCGCGGGACTATCGTGAAGATCACGGGGACATTCATCGTGATCGAGACGCATGATGGGCAGGTGGCGATACCGGCGCAGGAATTCACGGAGAAGCGTTCCATGCTGGTGAATAAAACGAACGGCAAATGAGCAGCCTTGAAGACATCGGCCAGTTGTTCGCACGGCGTCATCCGCACGATGCCGCGCGTGTGCTCGAAACGATGGAGCCTGCGAGTGCCGC harbors:
- a CDS encoding mechanosensitive ion channel domain-containing protein gives rise to the protein MKEFLEIALQGKEAGSSYSSLIATALLLVLVGWAVASIAFFIVRRLVQGLNDFIVSRFGTQGSGGRKLQNTALKVIPRIVYWFLIVFFVALATEVLGLPVFSSWLARVMSFLPQFLTSVIILFGGLWCGIFLRDMVTRMAATAKMPYAEVLGRICQFSVVIVSVVVAVGQLGINLSFLTTISAVLLAGPLLAGALAFGLGAQTMVRNILACHYTQKLYRVGNVIEIDGVRGTIVKITGTFIVIETHDGQVAIPAQEFTEKRSMLVNKTNGK